Proteins co-encoded in one Euleptes europaea isolate rEulEur1 chromosome 1, rEulEur1.hap1, whole genome shotgun sequence genomic window:
- the LOC130474737 gene encoding zinc finger protein ZFP2-like, producing MWEGAVLKSLGDNDVLPPDVHRQQFRHFCYLEAKGPREVQERMAQERYHKAALPGDAIKPMIPSLPSLRDGEKAVSVHSDRGLGTFQEVSVHFTKELALLNPDQRRLHKEVMVENHENVASLGDAIKPMISSLPCHCDGEKADSMQPDQSSSFSLHGLLTFQEISVHFTEEEWALMDPDQRRLHKEVMVDSYENVSSLGKALISVDADMLKKDFCFSNLIPCPKWKKQEIHLSKTQKKQRDQQVSAYLCGGRGSYKAFLFIAVVDGPQKKPEGDPQHILFDGKQQKRNTGTKKESGNECCASQAAESQGFDTHWKIHTGEKPDKCSEHRRSFAWKGELSGHQRINTGEKPYKCLQCGKSFLQSSYLAAHQHVHTGEKPYKCLQCGKSFVRSCYLTVHQRIHTGEKPYKCLQCGKSCASSSELTVHQRIHTGEKPYKCLQCGKSFAQKSHLNRHQYIHTGEKPYKCLQCEKGFAESSELNIHQRIHTGEKPYNCLLCGKSFARSSQLTIHQHMHTGEKPYKCLLCGKSFARSSQLNIHQHIHTEEKPYKCLQCGKSFVRSSQLNIHQHMHTGEKPYKCLLCGKSFARNSHLTRHQYIHTEEKPYKCLQCEKGFAESSELTIHQRIHTGDKPYQCLQCGKSFFWRSELTKHQRIHTGEKPYKCLQCGKSFAWCSELTTHQRIHTGEKPFKCLQCKKGFTQNSHLIVHQRIHTGEKPYKCLECGKSFAQSAHLTIHQRIHTVEKPYICLQ from the exons ATGTGGGAAGGAGCCGTGCTGAAGAGCCTGGGAGACAATGATGTCCTCCCACCAGATGTGCATCGCCAGCAATTCAGGCACTTCTGCTACCTGGAGGCCAAGGGGCCCCGAGAG GTGCAGGAGAGGATGGCACAGGAGCGTTACCACAAAGCAGCTTTACCAG GTGATGCCATAAAACCAATGATACCTTCTTTGCCATCTCTTCGTGATGGAGAAAAAGCGGTTTCCGTGCATTCAGATCGG GGTCTGGGGACCTTTCAGGAGGTATCTGTTCATTTCACTAAGGAGTTGGCCCTGCTGAATCCagaccaaagaaggcttcacaaggaagtcatggtGGAAAATCATGAGAATGTGGCCTCCCTGG GTGATGCCATAAAACCAATGATATCTTCTTTGCCATGTCATTGTGATGGAGAAAAAGCGGATTCCATGCAGCCAGATCAG AGTTCTTCTTTCTCTTTACATGGTCTGTTGACCTTTCAGGAGATATCTGTTCATTTCACGGAGGAGGAGTGGGCCCTgatggatccagaccaaagaaggcttcacaaggaagtcatggtGGACAGTTATGAGAATGTGTCCTCCCTGGGTAAGGCTCTTATTTCCGTTGATGCAGACATGCTGAAG AAGGACTTCTGCTTCTCCAACCTGATTCCATGTCCcaagtggaagaagcaggagatccaCTTGTCCAAGACGCAGAAGAAACAGAGAGATCAGCAGGTATCTGCCTACTTGTGTGGTGGAAGGGG ATCTTACAAGGCATTTCTCTTTATTGCAGTGGTTGATGGTCCCCAGAAAAAGCCTGAGGGTGACCCACAACACATTCTGTTTGACGGAAAACAGCAGAAGagaaacactggaacaaaaaaggaGAGTGGGAATGAATGCTGTGCTTCTCAGGCTGCTGAATCCCAAGGGTTTGATACACACTGGaaaatccacacaggggaaaaacctgaTAAATGCTCAGAACATAGAAGGAGCTTTGCTTGGAAGGGAGAACTTTCTGGCCATCAACGTATTaacactggggaaaaaccttataaatgcttgcagtgtggaaagagctttcttcaGAGTTCATATCTTGCTGCCCATCAGCATgtccacactggtgagaaaccttataaatgcttgcagtgtggaaagagctttgttcgGAGTTGctatcttactgtccatcagcgtatccatacgggggagaaaccttataaatgcttgcagtgtggaaagagctgtgcttcaagttcagagcttactgtccatcagcgtatccacacgggggagaaaccttataaatgcttgcagtgtggaaagagctttgctcagaagtCACACCTTAATAGACATCAgtatatccacactggggagaaaccttataaatgtttgcagtgtgaaaagggctttgctgagagttcagagcttaatatccatcagcgtatccacactggggagaaaccttataattGCTTGCTGtgcggaaagagctttgctcggagttcacagcttactatccatcagcatatgcacactggggagaaaccttataaatgcttgctgtgtggaaagagctttgctcggagttCACAGCTTAATATCCATCAGCATATACACACTgaggagaaaccttataaatgcttgcagtgtggaaagagctttgttcgGAGTTCACAGCTTAATATCCATCAGCATatgcacactggggagaaaccttataaatgcttactgtgtggaaagagctttgctcggaatTCACACCTTACCAGACATCAGTATATCCACACTgaggagaaaccttataaatgcttgcagtgtgaaaagggctttgctgagagttcagagcttactatccatcagcgtatccacactggtgaTAAACCTTatcaatgcttgcagtgtggaaagagctttttttGGCGTTCAGAGCTTACtaaacatcagcgtatccacacaggggagaaaccttataaatgcttgcagtgtggaaagagctttgcctgGTGTTCAGAGCTTACTACCCATCAGCgtattcacacaggggagaaaccttttaaatgcttgcagtgtaaAAAGGGCTTTACTCAAAATTCACATCTtattgtccatcaacgtatccacactggtgagaaaccttataaatgcttggagtgtggaaagagctttgctcagagtgcacaccttactatccatcagcgtatccacactgtgGAAAAACCTTATATATGCTTGCAGTGA